A stretch of the Acyrthosiphon pisum isolate AL4f chromosome A2, pea_aphid_22Mar2018_4r6ur, whole genome shotgun sequence genome encodes the following:
- the LOC103309672 gene encoding uncharacterized protein LOC103309672 produces MKKKKKKTSRVCELHFNPCDISRTYSCWSNTSSKTTLESTETAETKEDFLQRTIKPKLNTNAIPTIFEVKHSQKVPQSPAACCKKLDWSDEPFTIKPLPLSLNKSSSHYKSQETSLQMVLIDSFKRLLENVTNINLPVGWNYFYDQTAVTYYFIKHECIQEVKAVIERQIVLTSESIIHFYAYDKLVDKEQLLINLQYPFNLIDLERVIIMFSQKQLCVGGPNALNYPG; encoded by the exons ATGAAG aaaaaaaaaaaaaaaacatcacgaGTGTGCGAGTTACATTTCAATCCATGTGATATATCTCGGACATATTCGTGTTGGAGCAATACCAGTTCTAAAACCACTCTAGAGTCAACTGAAACAGCAGAAACCAAggaa gaTTTTTTACAAAGAACTATAAAACCAAAACTAAACACTAATGCAATACCAACAATATTTGAAGTAAAACATTCACAGAAAGTGCCACAATCTCCAGCAGCTTGCTGTAAAAAACTTGATTGGTCTGATGAGCCATTTACAATTAAACCTCTACCATTGTCTTTAAATAAATCAAGTAGTCACTATAAATCTCAAGAGACTAGTTTGcag atGGTTTTAATTGACTCGTTTAAAAGGTTGTTGGAAAATGTAACCAACATAAATTTGCCTGTTGGttggaattatttttatgaccAAACAGCAGTcacttattatttcataaaacatGAATGTATTCAAGAAGTGAAAGCTGTAATTGAAAGACAAATTGTTTTAACATCAgaatctattatacatttttatgcttaTGATAAATTAGTTGATAAAGAACAACTTttgattaatttacaatatccatttaatttaatagactTAGAAAGAGTTATCATAATGTTTTCCCAAAAACAACTCTGTGTGGGTGGACCAAATGCACTAAATTACCCAGgttaa